CCAAATCCTCCAAAACCAAGATTACCTCCAGGACCAGACACACCTCCGCCAACGCCACTGAACGGAAGACCATTGTCTCCAACGCCAGAATATCCGCCACCATAACCGAGGTAGTTCTTCTGGTCAGTGAGGCCTCCAGCTGGGACATTTCTTGCATTACAAGCTAAAGCAGAGGCTAGGGCAAAAACCAAGAAGATAGTGAAAAACCACTTCGCCATAGTCAAGAACggtaacttttt
This genomic window from Camelina sativa cultivar DH55 unplaced genomic scaffold, Cs unpScaffold12070, whole genome shotgun sequence contains:
- the LOC104775316 gene encoding ATP-dependent RNA helicase DED1-like: MAKWFFTIFLVFALASALACNARNVPAGGLTDQKNYLGYGGGYSGVGDNGLPFSGVGGGVSGPGGNLGFGG